A segment of the Bacteroidota bacterium genome:
ATGAACAGGAGAAGCAACATTTTTTACTGATACAATATTGTGTACACTATGGCAAGTTGTACATTGTAATATTTTTTGATCGCCTTTGACAGTAAGTTTTCCGTGAACACTATTATTCATTTTTTCAAACTGATCGCTATGGCAGTTGCTGCACACTTCCGCAATTTTATCACCACACGGAATCCCTATGAACCCTGCATCCTTATTCATGGATTCGTCCATGCCTTCTTTAGATGCATCTCCACCATGGCAATCAACGCACGAAATTCCTTGAGCAAAATGTAAATCGGTCGGAAATAATTTTGCAGGTTTATCGCCATTTGCCTTATGGCATGCAATACATTGGTCAACTTTTTTCTGTGCCATACCAAAATGCACTGAAACGATAAGAAGTAATATTACAATAAATATATTCATAACAGTCCTTAAATGAATTCACTTTTATTCTAAATAGCCAAGTACAGTGAGTAAAATTATATACACTAACGCAAAAATACCGAGATAATTTATGAATCTGGTTTTTTCGCCACGAAGAGTTTTGCGATCCCAAAAAGGAACTGAAGTCCAGAGCAATCCTGCAGCACTGAATAACAGAATTCCCAACACTTCACCATCCATAAACAGAATATGCGCCGGAATATATTTTAAAGTTTGAAACATAAACATAAAATACCATTCCGGTTTTATACCTGCCGGTGCGGGAGCAAACGGGTCGGCTTTAACACCTAACTCCCAGGGAAACAAAACGGCAAGAAGGGCAACAATATTCAGAACCACTAACCAAAATAATAAATCGCGAAGTAAAAAATTCGGAAAAAAAGGCATTGTCTTTTTTTCAGTCACTGGTTTGTTTTCATAACCAATAGGTTCACTCATTCCTTGTCGTTGAACAAGGATCAAGTGTATCCCTAACAAAACAGTAAATATTGCGGGCATAACAGCAACGTGAAATCCGAAAAATCTCGAAAGCGTTGCACCCGTTACATCTTCGCCACCGCGCAAAAATTCAAGCATCGGTTTCCCGATTACCGGTATAACTCCGGCGATATCAGTTCCGACTTTTGTAGCAAAAAAAGCGAGTTCATTCCAAGGAAGTAAGTAACCGCTAAACCCGAAACCCATAGCTAAAAATAACATAAGCATACCTGTAATCCAGGTTATCTCACGGGGTTTACGGTACGCACGTGTAAAATAAACACTGAACATGTGAATGAAGGCAGCCAACATCATTAAATTTGCCGACCAACTGTGGACAGAGCGAATTAGCCACCCGAACTGAACTTCAGTCATTATGTATTGGATACTCTCAAATGCTAAATCTTCGCTCCCTTTATAGTAAAGCAGTAACATAATTCCTGTAACAACCTGAATTATAAAGAGAAAAAGCGTTATACCACCAAAATAATACCAAATCGAATGACTATGAACAGGAACATATTTTTTTGCAGCAAATTGAATTATATCTTCGAATTGGATTCGCTCATCGAACCAATTATAAAACATTTTCCAATAGTTTTTTTTCATAATAATACCTTATAAGATTTTGGAAACAAAAATATCTTCCCCCTGGATGATAACTTTGTAAGGAGTCAAAGGACGCGGAGGCGGTCCAGAAATATTTCTTCCGTTTAAATCGAATTTACCATTGTGGCAAGCACACCAAATAACTCCTATATCTTGTTTAAATTGAACTGTACAATCGAGATGCGTGCAGGTAGCCTCGAATGCTCTGAATTCGCCGCTCTGAGTTTTAACCAAAATTCCCGGCTTAGTGCCAAACCTAAACATAATACTGCTATCATTAGGTATCTCGTTTACTTTGCCAATTTTTACAGAAGATACTTCAGCCGATTTTGTTTTAGGCGGTTTCAAATATGCAATTATCGGATATAATATCATAGCCGCCAGAGCAGTCAACGAACCACCTAACACATATTTTAAAAATTTTCGTTTAACTTGATCCACTTCCATATTGCACTCTTCTTTCTATTCACCAGTATGACATTCGTTACAGTTAGTCGTTTTCCACTCGTCGCCAATATCTTCAGGATGCTGGAATTCTAATCCGGTTGTTGTGAGTGTTTTTGGAGATAATTCAGAACCTTGATATAAAATTGTGTGGCAACTGTTACAATCTTTAGTAATTGGTTTTCCCAAAGGACTAACAAGTTTTCCGTTGTGGCATCGGAAGCAACCGGGATTGTTCATATGGCTGATATTTTCTGGATAAGCTCTCCAAGTAACTTGCATCGAAGGGAAGAAATTGCGTGAATAAATTTTTTGAACTTCTAAAACTGCCTTTTTAATTATTTCTGACCGGGTAAAAGCAATCTCTTTGTATTCACTCCCATAATAATTTTCAATTATGTAACGGATACTATCAAGTGCTTTTTCTTTTGTGGAATAATTATAGGATAACGCCTCTACTCCAATTTTTTTAATATATGGAAGTGTAGGATCAATGTGTTTCAAATACATTGCTAAATCAACTGCTGATGTCGGTGGTTTATAAACGTGTGAAGGTCTGTTATGACAATCAATACAATCGACTTTAAATTTCTTACGTGCCTCAACCTCTGTGTGAGTCAACGGATTATCGGTTATGAAATATTCGGTTACATTATTTTGATGGTCGGTAGTTTTAACATAAACAATTTCTTGCCGTGCAGCATCGTCTGCTATATATTCAATATCCTGCATAATGTTCATATGCCAGTGAATACCAGCAGTCGGTCCCATCTCAGGAGAGCCGCCGCCTATCTTCATAAGTAACGAGATAGTCCAAGGTGTATTCACTTCATCCTTCTTAAAATAAGTTTTTTGCTTTTTAGATTCAGTGAAAAAATACTGGGGCCAATGGCAGCGTTCACAAGTTTCTTGAGCCGGGCGTAAGTCTTTAATAGGAGTTGAAATGGGTTTCGAATATTTATTGAATAAAACAGAATAAACCTGATAAGCGCCCGAAATTTTTGACTTCACAAACCAGTCGGCTCCTTGTCCGATATGGCACTCGGCACATTTGACACGTGCGTGCGGCGAAGTTTGATAGGCTGAGTATTCGGGTTCCATCACTTCATGGCACACTTTACCACAAAACTCGACTGATTCAGAATATTCAAATGCCTGGTAACTTCCAAAGGCACTGGAAAGCATAAATACTACCACAACAATAATAAAAATCAAAGTTCCTCTTCTATGGCGGGGATTGTTAAAATCGACGTTGATGAAGTGCCTGACTTCTCCCCCTCTTATTCTTCGCCGCCTCTCGAAAATTATTCCAATAATAATCATCAGCAAACCGATTACCAAAAAAACTGGTAATATTAAAAATGTTACAATACCAAAATATACCGGAGTTTGAGGGATAAATATTCCGATTAAGAATAAAAATATTAACGATACAAACGATATTAAAGCAACAACCGATCCGATAATACTAAGTGGGTTATAGAACGTATCCGGATATTTTTTAGCCATAAAATATTCCTTTTTTTGATAGTTGAATATACAAAAAATAATCTTAATCAAAAATTATTTTAGTCTATTACCGTCCAGAATTTCCAATTTATCTTTGCAGCTAATACACAAACTTGCTTTCTTCAAATCTATGTCCTCAACATAAGTCGATGAGTGCATTACGCACATGTAATCCTTGCAATGTATTAAGCCGAATGTATGCCCAAGTTCGTGTATAATTTCTTTGGTAGTCCTTGTTTGAAGAAGTGGTTCGTTTTTGGGTAAACCGTAATACTCGTTGTGAAGTCGATGCGACGATGCTATCGCTGCACGCCCGTTTAATTCGGCTTCACCGAATACATAAGTTAATATAGGAACAAACAGATCTAAATCAGTTAAAATAATTGCTTTGGAATCGTTTTGTATTTTGCCGCTGTTGAGCAGTAGATGGAGAATTTGGGTTGAGTTATATTGAAGGCGGTTCGCATCGAAAGTGGCACCAAAATCCATAACCGCTTTCCTGAATGAGACCTCTAAATTGAATGCTGATTTAACTTCAATACAGAGTAACCCAACATCTAATTTCTCAAAATTCCGGGCACCTAAAATTTCGACGAACATCTATTACCGGTTCTTTAGGTTAAATTTATTGATTTTGTTGTATAAAGTTGCCCTGTCGATATCGAGGACTTCAGCAGATTTAGAGATGTTCCAATTGTATTGATTAAGAATTTTTAAGATATGGATTTTTTCGATTTCTTCGATTGAGTCTGAAGCCGGTTTGATACCATTAATATTTATCAACTGGAAAGGTAAATCTTCCTTCCTGATTTGTGGCGGCTTGCCTACCACCATTGCACGCTCAACGGCATTTGCCAATTCACGAATGTTCCCGGGCCAATCATATCGGACTAAAACATCCATGGCTTCCGGGTCGATTTGAGTTACCGGCTTATTCATTACCTGCGAGAATTTTTTCATAAAATGATTTGCAAGCTGCGGGATATCGCTTTTCCGTTCTCTAAGCGGTGGAAGAAATATTGTGAACACATTCAAACGGTAATACAAATCTTCTCGGAATTTTCCCTCTTTAACAGCCAACTCTATATCTCTATTCGTAGCACAAATAACACGAACGTCCACATTAATCACCTGTTCGCCGCCAACCCGTGTGAATTGTTTAGCTTCAAGAACCCGAAGCAAATCGACCTGGAGCCGTTCGCTCACACAACCGATTTCATCAAAAAATATCGAACCGCCATCAGCCATTTCAAACTTTCCCTTGCGGCGGTATTGAGCCCCCGTGAAG
Coding sequences within it:
- a CDS encoding sigma-54 dependent transcriptional regulator produces the protein MNNNNYGILVVDDEKIVRESLYKWFLEDGYRVDTAENAAEALRKLQSATFDIAFVDIKMPGMDGLELQRHLKEIDKSLTVVIITAFASVDSAVRALKDGAYDYVTKPIDPDELTHIVNNIINQKKLLTENIQLREKIDELTQFDEIVGESSQIKKVFELISTVAKTDTTVLIRGESGTGKELVARAIHAHSSRKYFPIIPVNCGAINDNLLESELFGHEKGAFTGAQYRRKGKFEMADGGSIFFDEIGCVSERLQVDLLRVLEAKQFTRVGGEQVINVDVRVICATNRDIELAVKEGKFREDLYYRLNVFTIFLPPLRERKSDIPQLANHFMKKFSQVMNKPVTQIDPEAMDVLVRYDWPGNIRELANAVERAMVVGKPPQIRKEDLPFQLININGIKPASDSIEEIEKIHILKILNQYNWNISKSAEVLDIDRATLYNKINKFNLKNR
- a CDS encoding archaemetzincin family Zn-dependent metalloprotease → MFVEILGARNFEKLDVGLLCIEVKSAFNLEVSFRKAVMDFGATFDANRLQYNSTQILHLLLNSGKIQNDSKAIILTDLDLFVPILTYVFGEAELNGRAAIASSHRLHNEYYGLPKNEPLLQTRTTKEIIHELGHTFGLIHCKDYMCVMHSSTYVEDIDLKKASLCISCKDKLEILDGNRLK
- a CDS encoding NapC/NirT family cytochrome c, with the translated sequence MAKKYPDTFYNPLSIIGSVVALISFVSLIFLFLIGIFIPQTPVYFGIVTFLILPVFLVIGLLMIIIGIIFERRRRIRGGEVRHFINVDFNNPRHRRGTLIFIIVVVVFMLSSAFGSYQAFEYSESVEFCGKVCHEVMEPEYSAYQTSPHARVKCAECHIGQGADWFVKSKISGAYQVYSVLFNKYSKPISTPIKDLRPAQETCERCHWPQYFFTESKKQKTYFKKDEVNTPWTISLLMKIGGGSPEMGPTAGIHWHMNIMQDIEYIADDAARQEIVYVKTTDHQNNVTEYFITDNPLTHTEVEARKKFKVDCIDCHNRPSHVYKPPTSAVDLAMYLKHIDPTLPYIKKIGVEALSYNYSTKEKALDSIRYIIENYYGSEYKEIAFTRSEIIKKAVLEVQKIYSRNFFPSMQVTWRAYPENISHMNNPGCFRCHNGKLVSPLGKPITKDCNSCHTILYQGSELSPKTLTTTGLEFQHPEDIGDEWKTTNCNECHTGE
- a CDS encoding cytochrome b N-terminal domain-containing protein, with product MKKNYWKMFYNWFDERIQFEDIIQFAAKKYVPVHSHSIWYYFGGITLFLFIIQVVTGIMLLLYYKGSEDLAFESIQYIMTEVQFGWLIRSVHSWSANLMMLAAFIHMFSVYFTRAYRKPREITWITGMLMLFLAMGFGFSGYLLPWNELAFFATKVGTDIAGVIPVIGKPMLEFLRGGEDVTGATLSRFFGFHVAVMPAIFTVLLGIHLILVQRQGMSEPIGYENKPVTEKKTMPFFPNFLLRDLLFWLVVLNIVALLAVLFPWELGVKADPFAPAPAGIKPEWYFMFMFQTLKYIPAHILFMDGEVLGILLFSAAGLLWTSVPFWDRKTLRGEKTRFINYLGIFALVYIILLTVLGYLE
- a CDS encoding Rieske (2Fe-2S) protein, which encodes MEVDQVKRKFLKYVLGGSLTALAAMILYPIIAYLKPPKTKSAEVSSVKIGKVNEIPNDSSIMFRFGTKPGILVKTQSGEFRAFEATCTHLDCTVQFKQDIGVIWCACHNGKFDLNGRNISGPPPRPLTPYKVIIQGEDIFVSKIL